Proteins from a genomic interval of Rattus norvegicus strain BN/NHsdMcwi chromosome 2, GRCr8, whole genome shotgun sequence:
- the Gpr160 gene encoding probable G-protein coupled receptor 160 isoform X2, which produces MTALPSKNCSFQYQSHQAPRSLDATCLLLLIILGKVLLNVLILRVKRKDTSWSFMEYFCFSLALVDLLLLIVSFAYGFLHYPVCSLACIDYWCNLSRATKPSSRWQKLLYLLTVILTWISVLAYVLGDPAISASLKTHKTSVNQCPSYVSTQSHWLSLSMLMILSVAFLISWQEVVALIQAIRIASYKNKAVLYFPFPPHTSYTVSPRAVLLPRLIVCFLGTWFPFVALQVLILSLRVQIPAYIEMNVPWLYFVNSFLIAAVYWFNCHKLYWRDGMFPVDPFINWKCCFVPVHRLKQVERPMSIIIC; this is translated from the exons ATGACAGCTCTTCCTTCAAAGAACTGCTCTTTTCAGTACCAGTCACATCAGGCTCCGCGGTCCCTGGATGCCACCTGTCTGCTGCTGTTGATTATACTTGGGAAAGTGTTGTTAAACGTCCTCATCCTCAGAGTGAAAAGGAAAGACACCTCGTGGAGCTTTATGGAGTACTTCTGCTTTTCACTAGCACTTGTTGATCTCCTGCTGTTG ATCGTTTCCTTCGCTTACGGCTTCTTGCATTATCCAGTTTGCTCCCTGGCTTGTATAGACTACTGGTGTAATCTGTCCAGAGCCACCAAGCCTTCATCTAGGTGGCAAAAGTTACTTTATTTGTTGACAGTCATTTTAACTTGGATCTCAGTCCTTGCTTATGTTTTGGGTGATCCAGCCATCTCGGCAAGCCTAAAGACACACAAGACTTCTGTGAACCAATGTCCCTCCTATGTCAGCACTCAGAGTCACTGGCTATCACTGTCTATGTTGATGATTTTATCTGTGGCCTTTCTGATTTCATGGCAAGAAGTTGTTGCCCTGATACAGGCTATCCGGATAGCATCCTACAAGAACAAGGCTGTCCTCTATTTTCCTTTCCCACCCCATACCAGTTACACTGTGAGCCCCAGAGCAGTGCTCTTGCCCAGGCTCATTGTGTGCTTTCTTGGTACCTGGTTTCCCTTTGTAGCACTTCAGGTCCTCATCCTCTCACTCAGAGTTCAGATTCCAGCGTACATAGAAATGAACGTCCCCTGGCTGTACTTCGTCAACAGTTTTCTCATTGCTGCAGTTTATTGGTTTAACTGCCACAAGCTTTATTGGAGAGACGGCATGTTCCCTGTGGATCCTTTCATCAACTGGAAATGCTGCTTTGTTCCGGTCCACAGACTTAAGCAAGTGGAGAGGCCCATGTCTATAATCATCTGTTAA
- the Gpr160 gene encoding probable G-protein coupled receptor 160 isoform X1: MTALPSKNCSFQYQSHQAPRSLDATCLLLLIILGKVLLNVLILRVKRKDTSWSFMEYFCFSLALVDLLLLVNISVLTYFRDFVVLGIRFTNYHICLLTQIVSFAYGFLHYPVCSLACIDYWCNLSRATKPSSRWQKLLYLLTVILTWISVLAYVLGDPAISASLKTHKTSVNQCPSYVSTQSHWLSLSMLMILSVAFLISWQEVVALIQAIRIASYKNKAVLYFPFPPHTSYTVSPRAVLLPRLIVCFLGTWFPFVALQVLILSLRVQIPAYIEMNVPWLYFVNSFLIAAVYWFNCHKLYWRDGMFPVDPFINWKCCFVPVHRLKQVERPMSIIIC, encoded by the coding sequence ATGACAGCTCTTCCTTCAAAGAACTGCTCTTTTCAGTACCAGTCACATCAGGCTCCGCGGTCCCTGGATGCCACCTGTCTGCTGCTGTTGATTATACTTGGGAAAGTGTTGTTAAACGTCCTCATCCTCAGAGTGAAAAGGAAAGACACCTCGTGGAGCTTTATGGAGTACTTCTGCTTTTCACTAGCACTTGTTGATCTCCTGCTGTTGGTAAACATTTCTGTTCTGACCTACTTCAGGGACTTTGTAGTTCTAGGTATTAGGTTTACTAACTACCACATATGTCTGCTCACACAGATCGTTTCCTTCGCTTACGGCTTCTTGCATTATCCAGTTTGCTCCCTGGCTTGTATAGACTACTGGTGTAATCTGTCCAGAGCCACCAAGCCTTCATCTAGGTGGCAAAAGTTACTTTATTTGTTGACAGTCATTTTAACTTGGATCTCAGTCCTTGCTTATGTTTTGGGTGATCCAGCCATCTCGGCAAGCCTAAAGACACACAAGACTTCTGTGAACCAATGTCCCTCCTATGTCAGCACTCAGAGTCACTGGCTATCACTGTCTATGTTGATGATTTTATCTGTGGCCTTTCTGATTTCATGGCAAGAAGTTGTTGCCCTGATACAGGCTATCCGGATAGCATCCTACAAGAACAAGGCTGTCCTCTATTTTCCTTTCCCACCCCATACCAGTTACACTGTGAGCCCCAGAGCAGTGCTCTTGCCCAGGCTCATTGTGTGCTTTCTTGGTACCTGGTTTCCCTTTGTAGCACTTCAGGTCCTCATCCTCTCACTCAGAGTTCAGATTCCAGCGTACATAGAAATGAACGTCCCCTGGCTGTACTTCGTCAACAGTTTTCTCATTGCTGCAGTTTATTGGTTTAACTGCCACAAGCTTTATTGGAGAGACGGCATGTTCCCTGTGGATCCTTTCATCAACTGGAAATGCTGCTTTGTTCCGGTCCACAGACTTAAGCAAGTGGAGAGGCCCATGTCTATAATCATCTGTTAA